A portion of the Streptomyces sp. NBC_00376 genome contains these proteins:
- a CDS encoding DUF4389 domain-containing protein, producing MADAQWSPGPRAWAAAEWLPVLDVIEPPRQRRLTVLVRLLLLIPHFIVLFLLYIAAVLTVIVGWFAALFLGRLPEPVFRFLAGFLGYQVRVGASSMLLVDRYPPFTLDPPPDYPVRIEVRPTALNRLAVLFRLILMIPAAVVQGLVMSGWWAVAIVWWLITLILGRMPRPLFGATAAVLRYELRFGAYAMMLTPAYPKGFFGDDDLSVPQRQTRSATRPLVMSDAGKGLLILFLVLGVATAITTSTTTTWSNEPTDSM from the coding sequence ATGGCCGACGCCCAGTGGAGTCCGGGCCCGAGGGCATGGGCCGCCGCCGAGTGGCTGCCCGTGCTGGACGTCATCGAGCCGCCCCGACAGCGCCGGCTCACCGTGCTGGTACGGCTGCTTCTCCTGATCCCGCACTTCATCGTGCTGTTCCTCCTGTACATAGCGGCCGTGCTGACCGTCATCGTGGGGTGGTTCGCCGCACTGTTCCTGGGGCGGTTGCCCGAACCGGTCTTCCGTTTCCTCGCCGGATTCCTCGGTTACCAGGTACGGGTCGGCGCGAGCAGCATGCTGCTCGTGGACCGCTATCCGCCGTTCACCCTCGATCCGCCGCCGGACTACCCGGTCCGGATCGAGGTCCGGCCCACCGCCCTCAATCGCCTGGCCGTCCTCTTCCGCCTGATCCTGATGATTCCGGCGGCCGTCGTGCAGGGCCTCGTCATGTCCGGCTGGTGGGCGGTCGCGATCGTCTGGTGGCTGATCACCCTGATCCTGGGACGCATGCCGCGCCCCCTCTTCGGGGCCACGGCCGCCGTGCTCCGCTACGAACTGCGCTTCGGCGCCTACGCCATGATGCTCACCCCGGCCTACCCCAAGGGCTTCTTCGGCGACGACGACCTCTCCGTACCGCAGCGGCAGACACGTTCCGCCACACGGCCCCTCGTCATGAGCGATGCGGGGAAGGGGCTGCTCATCCTGTTCCTGGTGCTCGGGGTGGCCACCGCCATCACCACGTCCACCACGACCACTTGGTCGAACGAGCCCACCGACAGCATGTGA
- a CDS encoding DinB family protein → MTWTAPEVVRTSGSLVAEEREMLTGCLAWFRSCLLHKCAGLTGEQLAEQTVEPSNLTLLGLIRHMAKVERVWFRERFAGQSFDSMYDPEKGKDADFEDLDPPRAAEDYARLVEECRLADEIVAKASLDDTFVHGGEEYSLRLIHLHMIGEYARHTGHADLVRERVDGATGW, encoded by the coding sequence ATGACATGGACAGCACCTGAGGTTGTGCGCACATCCGGTTCACTCGTGGCCGAGGAGCGCGAGATGCTCACCGGCTGTCTCGCGTGGTTCCGCAGTTGCCTGCTGCACAAGTGCGCGGGCCTGACCGGGGAGCAACTCGCCGAACAGACCGTGGAGCCGTCGAACCTCACCCTTCTCGGACTGATCCGCCACATGGCGAAGGTCGAACGTGTCTGGTTCCGGGAGCGGTTCGCCGGTCAGTCGTTCGACTCCATGTACGACCCGGAGAAGGGCAAGGACGCGGACTTCGAGGACCTGGACCCGCCCCGGGCGGCCGAGGACTACGCCCGTCTCGTCGAGGAGTGCCGGCTCGCGGACGAGATCGTCGCCAAGGCCTCGCTGGACGACACCTTCGTCCACGGCGGCGAGGAGTATTCGCTCCGGCTGATCCACCTGCACATGATCGGTGAGTACGCGCGCCACACCGGCCACGCGGACCTGGTGCGCGAGCGCGTCGACGGTGCGACGGGCTGGTGA
- a CDS encoding cupin domain-containing protein yields MPSHATPPPGPSGSAGLDAFHPDLSGHDDSGDGAAGQGLPLHARLHHIRADALDGDTAQTGGMRRFAAISGNRVGSRRIWMGQTHVAARTASSNHHHGDSETAIHVIKGHPEFVFLDDSSGTAEEVRIHTSPGDYIFVPPFVPHREENPSADEEAVVVIARSTQEAIVVNLPELYVLGGEPDAG; encoded by the coding sequence ATGCCCTCCCATGCCACTCCCCCGCCCGGCCCGTCCGGTTCCGCCGGGCTCGATGCCTTCCACCCCGACCTGTCCGGCCATGACGACAGCGGTGACGGCGCGGCCGGCCAGGGACTCCCGCTGCACGCCCGGCTCCACCACATCCGTGCCGACGCGCTCGACGGCGACACCGCGCAGACGGGCGGCATGCGCCGGTTCGCCGCGATCAGCGGCAACAGGGTCGGGTCGCGGCGCATCTGGATGGGCCAGACCCATGTGGCGGCGCGAACCGCCTCGTCCAACCATCACCACGGAGACTCCGAGACGGCGATCCATGTGATCAAGGGACACCCGGAGTTCGTGTTCCTCGACGATTCGAGCGGCACGGCCGAGGAAGTCCGGATCCACACCTCCCCCGGTGACTACATCTTCGTACCGCCGTTCGTGCCGCACCGCGAGGAGAATCCCAGCGCCGACGAGGAGGCGGTCGTGGTGATCGCCCGCAGCACCCAGGAGGCGATCGTCGTCAATCTCCCGGAGCTGTACGTGCTGGGGGGCGAGCCCGACGCCGGATGA
- a CDS encoding lytic polysaccharide monooxygenase auxiliary activity family 9 protein — protein sequence MHAKRKTAAVIGALLAPVLVLSLPVGSASAHGYISSPPSRQAQCAAGTVSCGDIKYEPQSVEGPKGLTSCSGGNSRFAELDNDSKGWQVTPVGRSTSFQWVLTARHATSTWQYFAGGRKIAEFNDNGAQPGATVTHQVDFGGLTGRQKVLAVWNIADTANAFYACVDVNIG from the coding sequence ATGCACGCGAAAAGGAAGACAGCCGCAGTCATCGGTGCCTTACTCGCCCCCGTACTGGTCCTGAGCCTTCCGGTCGGCTCCGCCAGTGCCCACGGATACATCTCGTCGCCCCCGAGCCGTCAGGCCCAGTGCGCCGCCGGTACCGTGAGCTGCGGGGACATCAAGTACGAGCCGCAGAGCGTGGAGGGCCCAAAGGGGCTGACCAGTTGCAGCGGCGGCAACAGCCGGTTCGCCGAACTCGACAACGACTCCAAGGGATGGCAGGTCACCCCGGTCGGCCGGAGCACGTCCTTCCAGTGGGTCCTGACCGCCCGGCACGCCACTAGCACCTGGCAGTACTTCGCCGGTGGCCGGAAGATCGCTGAGTTCAACGACAACGGCGCGCAGCCCGGCGCCACCGTCACCCACCAGGTCGACTTCGGCGGCCTGACGGGCAGGCAGAAGGTGCTCGCGGTGTGGAACATCGCCGACACCGCCAACGCCTTCTACGCCTGTGTCGACGTGAACATCGGCTGA
- a CDS encoding alpha-L-fucosidase, with amino-acid sequence MGHRGKGRFGNNSAKKTVTVPTLVDGDDAPATTYTYRADDMVVAPEGGDLASRNVLTAHHPDHLAWYPAESDVSIRPGWFRHASQDSQVKTPAKLLDLYRTSVGRNSVLLLNVPPNRDGRISDPDTAAPASFGQTVRATYGTNLPGSPPAAPR; translated from the coding sequence GTGGGACATCGGGGCAAGGGCCGCTTCGGCAACAACAGCGCCAAGAAGACGGTCACCGTCCCGACGCTCGTCGACGGCGACGACGCCCCGGCCACCACGTACACGTACCGGGCCGACGACATGGTGGTCGCGCCGGAGGGCGGCGACCTCGCCTCCCGGAACGTCCTCACCGCCCACCACCCGGACCACCTCGCCTGGTACCCGGCGGAGTCGGACGTCTCCATCCGGCCCGGCTGGTTCCGGCACGCCTCCCAGGACAGCCAGGTGAAGACGCCCGCCAAGCTGCTCGACCTCTACCGCACATCGGTCGGCCGCAACTCCGTACTGCTGCTGAACGTGCCGCCCAACCGGGACGGCCGGATCAGCGATCCGGACACCGCCGCGCCGGCATCCTTCGGACAGACCGTACGCGCCACGTACGGCACCAACCTGCCGGGGTCCCCTCCGGCGGCTCCCCGCTGA
- a CDS encoding HAD-IA family hydrolase → MTRHPVELVIFDCDGVLVDSERICVKVDAVIMADLGCAFTEAEIIERFVGSSSEVYTAAVEQRLGRRLEKGWQHKYEHLYRAALDAELTAVDGIAEALNGLTAPVCVASNSDHDAIRRGLELAALSHHFEANIFSAADVTTGKPAPDLFLHAARSMGVDPGRCAVVEDSAYGVRAARAAGMRAFGYCGGLTPASRLEGPGTTVFDDMRELPGLLAAVTH, encoded by the coding sequence ATGACTCGTCATCCTGTCGAACTGGTGATCTTCGACTGCGACGGTGTCCTCGTGGACAGCGAGCGGATATGCGTCAAGGTGGACGCGGTGATCATGGCCGACCTCGGATGCGCGTTCACGGAGGCCGAGATCATCGAGCGGTTCGTGGGCTCGTCCAGCGAGGTCTACACGGCGGCCGTGGAGCAACGGCTCGGGCGGCGGCTGGAGAAGGGCTGGCAGCACAAGTACGAGCACCTGTACCGGGCGGCGTTGGACGCCGAACTGACTGCTGTCGACGGCATCGCAGAGGCGCTGAACGGTCTCACCGCACCCGTCTGCGTTGCCTCGAACAGCGATCACGACGCCATCAGGCGGGGCCTCGAACTCGCCGCGCTGAGCCACCACTTCGAGGCGAACATCTTCAGCGCCGCCGACGTCACGACGGGCAAGCCCGCCCCCGACCTCTTCCTCCACGCCGCCCGCTCCATGGGAGTGGACCCCGGGCGATGCGCGGTGGTCGAGGACAGCGCATACGGAGTCCGGGCGGCGCGTGCCGCCGGGATGCGGGCCTTCGGCTACTGCGGCGGTCTCACACCCGCCTCGCGGCTGGAGGGGCCGGGCACCACCGTGTTCGACGACATGCGCGAACTGCCCGGCCTGCTGGCGGCCGTCACCCACTGA